A window of Phragmites australis chromosome 2, lpPhrAust1.1, whole genome shotgun sequence genomic DNA:
TTTCAGTATTCTGCAGAGTTGCAGAGATGAAAGCTGGAAAAGCATGGCAAAGTATTGCACCGAAGATTTACCAAATCTTTTGAAGGCTGAGAATCTAGACAATGTTCCAACACTTTTGTCCCGTTTAATTGATTCTCTTCCAGCTAACGCTGGAGCTTTGATCAAATGGGTTGTTGAAGTTAGGAGAAAAGAGGAAGGTGGGCCAAGCTTAAGcaaagaggagaaagaaaggcTTTCTTTGAAGGTCagttttctattttattttcatgCTGGGTGAAGCTTTTGCTCCCTTATTATGTAACACACATTgcattcacttgcaggaaagtGTATTACAGCAAGTCCGTGATACCAAGCTATTTATGGTAGTTCATGACCTGCAATGTGCCAATACCCAATGTTGCAAGTGCTCATCGTCAAGTGAAGAAGATTCCATTACTAGGATTGCAGCCGCTGTGTGCTGTCAAGGAGCTGCAATGCTATCAGGAAACCTTGCATCAAGTGATGGTTTCTGCTGCAGAGAAACGTGCTTCAAATGTGTTCAAGCGAATGCTGATGGGCATAAGACTGTTATCTCAGGCTCCGTGATATCTGAAGGCAACGAACAAGGTGTTGATATGCTTTTACCAATGTCCCCTCACAGTACAAGTTCATGCAATTCAAACTTGAGCGATGAAATCATGAAATTTCCATCAAGCGCAGATGTTCTAAGTGTTCTACTGCTGGCTTTACATCCCCGCACATGGTTGGGCATCAAAGATGAGAGGTTGAAAGCCGAATTTCAGACTCTTGTTTCAACGGACGATCTACCTGATGTTCTTAAACGGGAGGTGCGTTGTAGCAATCCAAGCATGCCTATTTATGGACCTTTTCTCCCTAGCGAAATGTTATCCAGGCAAAGAAGATGCACAATTATTTTCCCTTGTGGAAATCATGTCAAATTTTAGAGGTCTAGATGGGGCGGGGCTGTTTTTGTTTCACCTGCTTTCGCCCTAGCCCCAGTTTGGGTGGGGCGGGGGAGATCAGGGATTGATTAGCCAACGGTGCTCCAGTGGGTAACGGCGGGTTTTAAGTTTACTgttttttcaaatttattttttttattaactaACTTCGAATGTTATTAACTTATTATCACCAAAACTAACTATTTAGGAGACAAGCTTCCTTCAATTTTGAACGATGTGTTTAACATGGCAAATAATTGTTGAACTTGGCATAACTATTTCTTATAGTCCcctaatatattaaaaatatagtgatattatatatttatacgtTCAGAGTGGCCTCCAACCCACATCCACCCCAACAGCACAAGGGGCGTGGTCCGATCAGGATGGAACTCCTCATGTTGGTGTGGGGCAGGGCGGAGATCGAGATGTCTATACCAAGCTTTGTGCCAATTGGATCAATAGCATATAGCCTGCTTAGATGAATCTTGAAACTATATCAAACCCATACTGCCACTACAAACAAAAAGACATAGACACGAAGGTAACCTGGAATATAAAAGGCAAAATCAAGATTGCACATTCATGAAGTTATTTTTAGCTACCCACTGCAGAGGGTGTGAGAGACTTAGATAATGAATTTCTTGTTGAATTGTGGTGTCTTAGAAAACCCAATCCGCCATCTACTCTGTTTCTTCTAAATTTGATGCTCAGCATTCACTTTACACCACAGTACACTTGAAACCTAGTTTGCATAGGATACCAGTCTTATATGCACTATACCTTGACATAAAGAAATTGTAAGAAAATTAATTTCGGTTAGGTAAAGGCCATCTCTCTCATAACTAGAATGTTATTTTGAACAATATTTATCATGTCTTTTGCTCATTCCATAAGTCCATGGCTTGTTCCATTATTATCTcgttgtgaaaaaaaattatgtagcttgtgttgttattttattttcataaatatgAATGCCAAAAACTTTTGTTATAGCAGATTACCAGGTATAGTAACTAGTATAACTCTTCATATGCTGACAGATATTGCATCTAAGGCGGCAACTCTGTTATCTCAACTCTTGTAAAGAAGAGGGATATGAAGATTATGTGCCACCATCACCTAGCAGTTTGTGCTAAAGTGGTACCCGGCTCACTTGGTTACGTTAGTTACTTGAAACTTATGTCAAGAGAAAAATTACGAGAGAGTGGTTCCCGGCATTCACATGAGCAGGATTCTTTTATTAGTGAtgacataaaaaaaatgtcTTATTGATCAGTGTTTTGTTCAACAGTAGTGATGTTGCTCAATAAGAGAGGCTATTGTTCTTTTCTTACTCCAAATAGCGTATTTTCACTATGAACATACTATCTGTAATGATCATTCATAAAGAGAGATGTTGTGACAAATGTGATCTAGTACATGCTTATCTTTACACGGGAGTGGAATGTAGTAGCTTGTAGGAATATGAGTAACCTATAACTGTATAGCTTCAAGTTTCTGAATATCCACAGGTATTTTACATCCAACTGATTGTAACTGATTCAATACTAATAATGCTGGTCTAGTGCATGGTTCAGGTTTTATGACAACTTTATCCATTTCATAGATGCTCTTATCTGTCTCAAATAACGTGGTGAACCATGTACCAATAATACAGAAGCTACATCCATCACATACTTTTCGCCGACCATGTCTGCCCAATCAATCAATCCGCGAGGGAAGTTAGCCTTGGAATGAAACATTCCACATGCTCGCTCAAAACTTCTCGAGGCTTTCTCCCCATCCACAAGCATTCTTCTTTTGCATGTCCAAATCTAGGTATGATTTTGCGGCCCTAACTTGTGACAGGTAACGTAAATCGTGTTTTTGCCACTTGGCACGACACTGACGTATAAACTGCAACAAATAAATGCCTGTGTTTGCTTAGAAGAAGGACAAATTAGGAATACGTACGTAGTCATCAGATACATGTTTTATTTTTGACTCGTTCTTTTGTTTCTTGAAAAAATAAGAACGCATACATGATTCATAAACTGAATAAAAGCTAACGATCAATATGTCTTAGTCGGCA
This region includes:
- the LOC133893298 gene encoding glutathione gamma-glutamylcysteinyltransferase 1-like isoform X1 produces the protein MAAMPSLYRRVLPSPPAVDFSSPEGKRLFAEALAAGTMEGFFSLVSCFQTQSEPAFCGLASLAVVLNALSIDPGRRWKGPWRWFDESMLDCCEPLDKVKAQGISFGKVACLAHCSGADVQSFRANRATIHDLRRHLIRCASSRDCHLIASYNRKPFKQTGTGHFSPIGGYHAGQDMALILDVARFKYPPHWVPLPLLWEAMNTTDESTGLLRGFMLISRHTAAPSSLYTVVKMPKLGLLNVNGHIGCSFLLLIFSILQSCRDESWKSMAKYCTEDLPNLLKAENLDNVPTLLSRLIDSLPANAGALIKWVVEVRRKEEGGPSLSKEEKERLSLKESVLQQVRDTKLFMVVHDLQCANTQCCKCSSSSEEDSITRIAAAVCCQGAAMLSGNLASSDGFCCRETCFKCVQANADGHKTVISGSVISEGNEQGVDMLLPMSPHSTSSCNSNLSDEIMKFPSSADVLSVLLLALHPRTWLGIKDERLKAEFQTLVSTDDLPDVLKREILHLRRQLCYLNSCKEEGYEDYVPPSPSSLC
- the LOC133893298 gene encoding glutathione gamma-glutamylcysteinyltransferase 1-like isoform X2; protein product: MAAMPSLYRRVLPSPPAVDFSSPEGKRLFAEALAAGTMEGFFSLVSCFQTQSEPAFCGLASLAVVLNALSIDPGRRWKGPWRWFDESMLDCCEPLDKVKAQGISFGKVACLAHCSGADVQSFRANRATIHDLRRHLIRCASSRDCHLIASYNRKPFKQTGTGHFSPIGGYHAGQDMALILDVARFKYPPHWVPLPLLWEAMNTTDESTGLLRGFMLISRHTAAPSSLYTVSCRDESWKSMAKYCTEDLPNLLKAENLDNVPTLLSRLIDSLPANAGALIKWVVEVRRKEEGGPSLSKEEKERLSLKESVLQQVRDTKLFMVVHDLQCANTQCCKCSSSSEEDSITRIAAAVCCQGAAMLSGNLASSDGFCCRETCFKCVQANADGHKTVISGSVISEGNEQGVDMLLPMSPHSTSSCNSNLSDEIMKFPSSADVLSVLLLALHPRTWLGIKDERLKAEFQTLVSTDDLPDVLKREILHLRRQLCYLNSCKEEGYEDYVPPSPSSLC